The DNA sequence GGGAAAAGCTCTGAACAGAAACTGTGcgataataaaacaaaatgctaaTTGAATTAGATCAAGCAAACATAAGTGATATTTCACCAACTTTACAACAGGGCCAGAACAAAAAATACCATTTGTGTACTAATCTTTTAACTTTTGAATTCACTTcaagagctttcatttgattaTTTCCATTTCATTCAAAATGTCACTTCTTGCCGTTCTGGTTCTCATCCCTTGATATGTCATATGCAAATATTAAGTGCATTAAAACATGATTAGGTTATACTTTGCATAGCATACTTGATATTTAAAAGGTACCTAAAATAAATAATCTGTATTAATAGTTAAACTGatcatgtatttaaaatatggtatcaacaatttaaaaaattatgccATTTCAATAAAGAAAATAGTGTTCATGAGGATGAATAAGTAATACATGCATGTTTTATATTTGGCTAACTATTCCTTTGCAAATTCAACACAAAAGTACTTCAGtgttatcagcaaaaaagcaaTTGATGAGCCAGAGTTAAAGAAAGCTGTAGATCAaagtcatatttttttaatcacagTTTTATTGCATGATGTGTTTATATCAATGTCACACACGTTACACTGACAAACACACTGTTGAAGACAATCAGCAAAACCATGAACATATTTTTAAGTCCATGTAAAGCACCTCAAACTGTATGCATAAGCCCTTTCAAATATTTGGCTTTTAAAACCACAAAATACAAAGTTTAGTTAAACTACCACAATACAAAAGATTATTTTGGTGTGGGAAGAAATTAgataattgaaataaatagctTTCAAAGATTTGTATTAGTAGTAACACTGACATTGTAAAGTAGccattattaattattaaagacTCTGTAGTGTTAATATCAAATCATGTTTTTGAACATCTTTATGAATCAAGGGATTTGACAAATTTTTCATAAGCAGCTTCGTCCATGAGGGCATCAAGTTCTGCAGGTTTCTCTAGGGTCATCTTAACTAACCAGCCTGGAAGATggaaaaaagctttttttaggGGTTTATTGGACATAGTCGAATGATTTGCTTTATGGATCCAAAAAGAGATAAACGGCTGTACTCACCACCTTCGTAGCAGTCTGTATTTACTAGTCCAGGGCTATCTGCTAGCTTTGTGTTGATTTCGGTTATCTCTCCAGTGAGTGGAGAAAATAACTCGCTCGCAGCTTTGACACTTTCTAAAACGCCAAACTCCTCTGAAAGAAAAACTAGTCATGTTTCTTGTTCTGtaacaaaaagaaataaaacttcaATTTCAAATGATACAGATTCTCACCCATTTGTTCAAGCTTTGTTCCCAGTTCTGGAAGCCCACAGTAGACAACATCGCCTAATGCTTCCTGTAGAAAAAGATGAGGTGGTGTCAAAACACATTACACTAAAGGAAGATCATTTGTAAGCAAACTTAACCAATAAACCTAATTATTGcaaaaaacagtataaaaagaacactgttattttta is a window from the Misgurnus anguillicaudatus chromosome 21, ASM2758022v2, whole genome shotgun sequence genome containing:
- the gcshb gene encoding glycine cleavage system protein H (aminomethyl carrier), b; this translates as MAMCVALRCVSANFSAVVPLLARAAHKSTCQFFQGSNVLRTIYTSARLSGALKFTDKHEWVRVEGGIGTVGISNFAQEALGDVVYCGLPELGTKLEQMEEFGVLESVKAASELFSPLTGEITEINTKLADSPGLVNTDCYEGGWLVKMTLEKPAELDALMDEAAYEKFVKSLDS